The genomic region GCGCACGGTCTCGGAGATGAGGACCTTGGTCTCGCCTCCCATGGTCGGATGGATCTGGATCTGCTCCATGTCGATCACCTTGGCGCCGATCTTTTCCGCCAGGGCGACCCCCTCGCCGGTAGCACCCGGCTGGTTCGAGGAGGCGGTCTCCTTGAACTGCGGCTTGTAGAAGCCGACCAGTTCGTTGTTCGCGGCAAAGCCTCCTGCCGTGTCGATCACCGCCTTGGCCTTGATGGTGTAGAGCCCGCTGTGCTTGCCCCTGACCTGGACGCCGGTGACGCGCCCCTGGCCGTCGGAGAGTATCTGCACCACCTCGGAGTTGACCCGGACATCGAGGTTTCTCTTGGCAGCATTGTCGCGGTACACCTTGATCAGGTGCGGCCCTACCGCCGCCCCACCGACCGGGCGGTGGGTTCGATCCACCGCGACGCCCCCCGAGCGCACCAGGTCGGTCATGTCCGCGCCCAAAGAAACCAGGAAGTCGACCGCGTCGGCAGAGTTGTAGGCGAGAACCTTAACCAGTTCGGGATCGTTTTTCTCCCTCCCCCCCTTCATGGTTTCCTTCACCATCTCGGCCGGGTCGTCGTGCATCCCAAGCCTTTCCTGGTAGCGGGTCCTGGCCGCGTTGATCCCGCCGGCAGCCAGCATGCTGTTGCCGCCGGTAATCGGCATCTTCTCCAAAAGGATGACCTTTGCCCCTGCGTCATGGGCGCTTATGGAAGCGACATACCCCGAGCCGCCCGCGCCGATCACGACCACGTCGGCGGATTCGGTCCGCGCCGATTTCGCTTCCTTTTTCTCCCGGGCCGTTTCCTGCACCCACTTCTTGTCGCTCGACTCCTTCTCGCTCCCCATCGCGGGGATCTTCATCGCAAAGCTGTGGCAGTAGTTGCAGTAGGCTTTGGAGGCGACGTGCCCCTTGTGGCAGGCGGTGCAGTTGGTATCCCCCAGGTGCGAGGCGTGCGGGTTGATGTGCCCCTTGGTTTTTGCCGCAAGGTCCTTGAAGCCGCCATGGCAACCCTTGCAGTTCTTGTTCAGAGCCGTTTCGTTGTCGTCTACAGTCAGGGACTTCCCGTGGCAGTCGGCGCAGGCTACCTTGTTTTTCTTGTGCATGCCGGCCAGGAAGGCTCCCTTCGCAGGCTCCCCCCCCCAGGCAGTGGGGACCGCGATCAGCAGGGCTGCCGATAAAAGCAGTGCGTTTACCATATTCTTGAGTTTCATTTTTTCTCTCCTGTAATTTTTGCTTTACCGCAGTCGGGGCAGGCCCTAGAAGAGCAGCTGCACTTGGGCGCGCGCCACCAGGTCGTCGGTCTTGGTCTTGTAGGTGTGGCGCCTGCCCACGTCGCCCTGGATCTTAAGGTTGTTGCCGTAGAGGAAGTAGTTGACCCCTCCCTGGATTTCCGAAACTTCGTCGCTGGCAAGCTCGCGGTTGGGATCCAGCCAGGCGTAGCGGACCGCAAGCTCCAGGCGCTTCGGTATCACGAAGTAGCCCCCCTGCACGTACGCTCCTTTCGCGATAAGTTCCTTGCCCGAGGCCTCGCCCTGCGCCTTGCCCCAGAAGTACTCACCCTGCAAGGAGGCGCCAAGCCACTTGCAGGCGAAGTCAGCTTCCCAGGAGTCGACGGAGATCTTCTCGGCAGCCGCAGTTCCAAAGTATTTCCCTTTCACCGCCGTGCCCAGCCAGCCGTTGCTGTCGGTCACGAAATTGGAATTGTTGTTGTCGATGGCGGAGGTCGCCGTGCTTCCGGTTCCGGAGACCGTCTTTTTCAAGGTGCTCAGGTAATAGCTGCTTCCCAGGGAAACCAGGGGTTTCTCGGAGTGCTCCAAGTCCC from Citrifermentans bremense harbors:
- a CDS encoding flavocytochrome c, whose translation is MKLKNMVNALLLSAALLIAVPTAWGGEPAKGAFLAGMHKKNKVACADCHGKSLTVDDNETALNKNCKGCHGGFKDLAAKTKGHINPHASHLGDTNCTACHKGHVASKAYCNYCHSFAMKIPAMGSEKESSDKKWVQETAREKKEAKSARTESADVVVIGAGGSGYVASISAHDAGAKVILLEKMPITGGNSMLAAGGINAARTRYQERLGMHDDPAEMVKETMKGGREKNDPELVKVLAYNSADAVDFLVSLGADMTDLVRSGGVAVDRTHRPVGGAAVGPHLIKVYRDNAAKRNLDVRVNSEVVQILSDGQGRVTGVQVRGKHSGLYTIKAKAVIDTAGGFAANNELVGFYKPQFKETASSNQPGATGEGVALAEKIGAKVIDMEQIQIHPTMGGETKVLISETVRGSGAILVNHAGKRFVNELTTRDKASAAILAQPEKSAFLVLGEEIRKSNVQIDGYIVLGLVQEADSVAALAAKMGVSADALAATVDAYNKAFAAKKDPEFQRQDLPRAINGPKYYSIWVKPGRHHTMGGVKINTEAQVIGKDGKAMTGFYAAGEVTGGVHGWNRLGGNAITDTVVFGRIAGNNAARYVKEAK